In a genomic window of Pangasianodon hypophthalmus isolate fPanHyp1 chromosome 19, fPanHyp1.pri, whole genome shotgun sequence:
- the lrfn2b gene encoding leucine-rich repeat and fibronectin type-III domain-containing protein 2 yields the protein MDRVLWQLLVLVMTAVVVHACPKYCVCQNLSESLGTLCPAKGLLFVPTDINRHTVELRLGGNFILRITQQDFANMSELVDLTLSRNSISSIQPFSFADLETLRSLHMDNNRLAELGPDDLRGLVNLQYLILNNNQLRRISEHAFQDLVPAIEDLDLSYNNLQMLPWDSVRQMVNLHQLTLDHNLLEYIPEGTFTDLERLARLDLTSNRLRKLPPDPIFARAQDSLQELVQVSTPFAPQLSLSIGGNPLHCNCELLWFRRLERENDLETCASPSNLKGRYFWTIREDEFICEQPLITQHTHRMLVLEGQTASLRCEATGDPTPTIHWIAPDDRLLGNSSRIVVYSNGTLVITITTSKDFGTFTCIAANVAGESTASVELSIIQLPHINNGTGQPKSRLSDITGTSKATPKGQPEKDKPVWVSEVTADSALIRWSISKAAPKVKMYQLQYNCSDDEVLIYRMIPASSKAFLVNNLVSGTRYDLCILAAWDDSATTLTATSIVGCVEFFTRDEYPQCHSLHGQLLGGTMILVVGGVIVATLLVFIVILMVRYKAGEGGTLTAVGAEIPVSKLSDIGDTYSQTNDGCLGQNGVFMPPSNSKAKLKAKPKVSLRDEVVEFKCGSLQSSMSSLSSSSSSSSAGSVNALHSCSPNSALANIWRSASLKPRGNLDHLLGAINSLEIKGQAPSGNTKSGRAMASTVPPNDKEPLLGRTLDSKFRRSHSFDAGEFATSISGVWTKRSLSINGMLLKDDMVSSRGTLEGSEWVMESTV from the exons ATGGACCGTGTGCTTTGGCAGCTGCTGGTCCTGGTTATGACTGCGGTGGTTGTTCATGCATGTCCCAAATACTGTGTGTGCCAGAATTTGTCTGAGTCCCTTGGGACACTGTGTCCTGCTAAAGGCCTTTTGTTCGTACCAACTGACATCAACCGGCACACGGTAGAGCTCCGTCTAGGTGGAAACTTCATCTTACGCATTACTCAGCAGGACTTTGCCAATATGAGTGAATTAGTGGATCTGACGCTGTCACGCAACAGCATCAGTTCCATCCAGCCATTCTCCTTTGCTGACCTTGAGACACTGCGCTCACTGCACATGGACAACAACCGGCTGGCTGAACTGGGACCAGATGATCTACGGGGACTTGTAAACCTTCAATACCTAATTCTGAACAATAACCAGCTACGCCGCATCTCTGAACATGCTTTCCAGGACTTGGTGCCAGCAATCGAGGATCTTGATTTGTCATACAACAACCTGCAGATGCTGCCCTGGGATTCAGTGCGTCAGATGGTCAACCTGCACCAGCTCACTCTGGACCACAACCTGCTGGAATACATTCCTGAAGGTACCTTTACTGACCTGGAGAGACTTGCACGTCTAGACCTGACATCCAACCGCCTCCGGAAGCTTCCGCCAGACCCAATTTTTGCTCGGGCGCAAGATTCACTGCAGGAATTGGTGCAAGTCTCTACACCGTTTGCACCACAGCTTTCACTGAGCATTGGTGGCAATCCACTGCACTGCAACTGCGAGCTGCTCTGGTTTCGAAGGCTGGAGCGTGAAAATGACTTGGAAACTTGCGCCTCCCCTTCAAATTTGAAGGGGCGTTACTTCTGGACCATAAGGGAGGATGAGTTTATATGTGAACAGCCCCTtatcacacagcacacacacaggatgttggTTTTAGAGGGCCAAACAGCCAGCTTGAGATGCGAGGCCACTGGAGACCCAACTCCCACAATTCATTGGATAGCCCCTGACGACCGTCTCCTTGGCAACTCTTCTCGTATTGTGGTGTACAGCAATGGCACACTTGTTATTACCATTACTACATCAAAAGACTTTGGCACATTCACATGTATTGCTGCCAACGTTGCCGGGGAATCCACTgcttcagtggaactgtcaaTCATCCAGCTGCCCCACATAAACAATGGAACAGGACAACCCAAATCCCGCCTCTCTGATATTACTGGAACCTCAAAGGCCACGCCCAAGGGCCAACCAGAAAAGGACAAGCCAGTTTGGGTTTCTGAGGTGACCGCAGACTCTGCCCTCATCAGATGGTCCATCAGCAAGGCAGCACCCAAAGTGAAAATGTACCAGCTGCAGTACAACTGCTCTGATGACGAAGTGCTCATTTACAG gaTGATCCCTGCTTCTAGTAAGGCATTCCTAGTAAACAACTTGGTCTCTGGAACCCGCTATGATTTGTGCATCTTGGCAGCCTGGGATGACTCAGCCACTACGTTGacagccaccagcattgtgggtTGCGTTGAGTTCTTCACCAGAGATGAGTACCCACAATGTCATTCTCTGCATGGGCAGCTACTGGGTGGCACCATGATCCTGGTGGTGGGAGGTGTGATCGTGGCTACCTTGCTCGTCTTCATCGTCATCCTAATGGTGCGCTACAAGGCTGGGGAGGGTGGGACATTGACTGCAGTTGGGGCTGAGATTCCTGTTAGCAAGTTAAGCGACATTGGTGATACCTACTCACAGACCAACGATGGGTGTCTGGGGCAGAATGGAGTCTTTATGCCCCCTTCAAATTCCAAAGCCAAACTCAAAGCCAAACCCAAGGTGAGTCTACGAGATGAGGTGGTGGAGTTTAAATGTGGCTCTCTCCAGAGTAGTATGAGCTCTCTATCCTcatcctcgtcctcctcctctgcTGGTTCTGTGAATGCCTTGCACTCCTGCAGCCCCAACAGTGCTTTGGCCAACATCTGGAGGTCAGCGTCTCTCAAACCGCGAGGAAATCTGGACCATCTGTTGGGGGCCATTAACTCTCTAGAGATTAAGGGCCAGGCACCATCGGGAAACACCAAATCTGGCCGTGCAATGGCATCAACAGTGCCCCCTAATGATAAGGAGCCTCTGCTGGGCCGGACACTGGACTCCAAGTTCAGACGGAGTCACTCATTTGATGCGGGTGAGTTTGCAACATCGATCAGTGGTGTCTGGACCAAACGTAGCCTATCCATCAATGGTATGTTGCTCAAGGATGACATGGTTAGCAGCAGGGGCACTCTGGAGGGCTCGGAGTGGGTGATGGAGAGTACTGTGTAG
- the zgc:112001 gene encoding ankyrin repeat domain-containing protein 9 isoform X1: MDDTCKERKLLSFLFYQAVRDHKPVWMLEDMRNMETFHWEEGTRQRTYTPSEALLYAIVHDHRAYAQYLLNQFSDGALAMPGKNFCCCPSSAPHLAMAVRYERKDIMALILQVAHRMPTLRSYMNRGGCNHIEDGKTPLHLACELSHSEAVIMLLGNGASPQAEDHNGMTPLDLILEQLWTSKVNTGAKKLCLESLLMFMPEVRFKMKSSLEKDPQCWSKVLGEEKFNYLVGRIPGTLFLIAMQRILSRLPPQEFPKSLDKLPIPASLKTLTQPLMQT; encoded by the coding sequence ATGGATGACACATGCAAGGAGCGAAAactcctctcttttcttttttaccaAGCTGTGCGGGACCATAAACCTGTGTGGATGTTGGAGGACATGCGCAACATGGAGACATTTCACTGGGAAGAAGGCACCCGGCAACGGACGTACACTCCTTCCGAGGCGCTTCTGTATGCCATCGTGCACGACCACCGAGCTTATGCACAATATTTGCTGAATCAGTTCTCAGATGGTGCTCTTGCCATGCCAGGCAAGAATTTCTGCTGCTGTCCATCTTCTGCTCCACACTTGGCCATGGCTGTCCGCTACGAAAGGAAGGACATCATGGCTCTCATCCTTCAGGTGGCACATAGAATGCCCACTCTGCGCTCATACATGAACCGAGGTGGATGCAACCACATTGAGGATGGCAAAACTCCACTCCATCTGGCATGTGAATTATCACACTCAGAGGCTGTCATAATGTTATTGGGAAATGGGGCTTCACCGCAAGCTGAGGACCACAATGGTATGACACCTCTGGATCTCATCCTCGAGCAGCTCTGGACCTCCAAAGTGAACACAGGCGCCAAGAAGCTGTGCCTTGAGAGCCTGCTCATGTTCATGCCTGAGGTGCGGTTCAAAATGAAGAGCTCACTGGAAAAGGATCCACAGTGCTGGTCCAAAGTTCTGGGAGAGGAGAAGTTTAACTACCTAGTCGGGAGAATTCCAGGAACACTCTTTCTCATTGCTATGCAAAGAATCCTGTCTCGACTGCCTCCCCAAGAATTTCCAAAAAGTCTGGACAAACTGCCCATTCCAGCTTCTCTGAAAACCCTCACACAGCCCTTAATGCAGACCTAA
- the zgc:112001 gene encoding ankyrin repeat domain-containing protein 9 isoform X2, with product MLEDMRNMETFHWEEGTRQRTYTPSEALLYAIVHDHRAYAQYLLNQFSDGALAMPGKNFCCCPSSAPHLAMAVRYERKDIMALILQVAHRMPTLRSYMNRGGCNHIEDGKTPLHLACELSHSEAVIMLLGNGASPQAEDHNGMTPLDLILEQLWTSKVNTGAKKLCLESLLMFMPEVRFKMKSSLEKDPQCWSKVLGEEKFNYLVGRIPGTLFLIAMQRILSRLPPQEFPKSLDKLPIPASLKTLTQPLMQT from the coding sequence ATGTTGGAGGACATGCGCAACATGGAGACATTTCACTGGGAAGAAGGCACCCGGCAACGGACGTACACTCCTTCCGAGGCGCTTCTGTATGCCATCGTGCACGACCACCGAGCTTATGCACAATATTTGCTGAATCAGTTCTCAGATGGTGCTCTTGCCATGCCAGGCAAGAATTTCTGCTGCTGTCCATCTTCTGCTCCACACTTGGCCATGGCTGTCCGCTACGAAAGGAAGGACATCATGGCTCTCATCCTTCAGGTGGCACATAGAATGCCCACTCTGCGCTCATACATGAACCGAGGTGGATGCAACCACATTGAGGATGGCAAAACTCCACTCCATCTGGCATGTGAATTATCACACTCAGAGGCTGTCATAATGTTATTGGGAAATGGGGCTTCACCGCAAGCTGAGGACCACAATGGTATGACACCTCTGGATCTCATCCTCGAGCAGCTCTGGACCTCCAAAGTGAACACAGGCGCCAAGAAGCTGTGCCTTGAGAGCCTGCTCATGTTCATGCCTGAGGTGCGGTTCAAAATGAAGAGCTCACTGGAAAAGGATCCACAGTGCTGGTCCAAAGTTCTGGGAGAGGAGAAGTTTAACTACCTAGTCGGGAGAATTCCAGGAACACTCTTTCTCATTGCTATGCAAAGAATCCTGTCTCGACTGCCTCCCCAAGAATTTCCAAAAAGTCTGGACAAACTGCCCATTCCAGCTTCTCTGAAAACCCTCACACAGCCCTTAATGCAGACCTAA